From the Oryzias latipes chromosome 22, ASM223467v1 genome, one window contains:
- the LOC101165774 gene encoding growth arrest-specific protein 8, with product MAPKVKVKKARKGKTTSSVMEAPSINNELSKDQLWEEGLLRLQEELDRVREEKRNFQLERDKYQAAWSIAKEELEETEVRVRFKRRQTEEARERHRAEISDYQQRLKNMLAEQNNSVADLKKANVSSSLLLRNEITKREVELCREYEQLQAACRQRRFLKKASIRNLELKHQEAMMKMSRHYEHKLRDMAEIFQIRRKNLVQDKESEMRNQLSSLDTEITKRLDFMMTDYLKKLRELQLVWDKEQEKEDPPFCEQPNIPLLKKKPQLGRKLLLEEKTEQEVQERQLQEQQQKHSLKDLMARRRSRQMEMDKELREETVKNEFLLQACIQLEQECKDLQRREMETVLDIQLKSSVEEMRLQRRLVEMSEALEKTDVKLLSVLTLTSTDQETRNDAAKRLQEIFESKQAQMDSMKETLEGDCKEYDELLQTCKDKPRASGGHNFPFKSAKAILKAAQPLPDILQATGCSTLNARKQVM from the exons ATG GCACCAAAGGTTAAAGTCAAGAAGGCCCGAAAGGGGAAAACGACGTCCTCGGTGATGGAAGCTCCGTCCATCAATAACGAGCTGTCAAAAGATCAG CTCTGGGAGGAAGGCCTCCTTCGGCTCCAGGAGGAGCTGGACAGAGTGCGGGAGGAGAAAAGGAACTTCCAGCTGGAGAGGGACAAGTACCAGGCTGCCTGGAGCATCGCGAAGGAAGAGCTGGAAGAGACAGAGGTTCGAGTGAGATTCAAGAGAAGACAGACGGAGGAGGCCAGGGAGCGCCATCGAGCAGAGATTTCT GACTACCAGCAGAGGCTGAAGAACATGCTGGCGGAGCAGAACAACAGTGTGGCCGACCTGAAGAAAGCCAAcgtctcctcctctctgctgctcCGGAACGAGATCACCAAGAGGGAGGTGGAGCTGTGCAGAGAGTACGAGCAGCTGCAGGCGGCCTGCAGGCAGAGGAGGTTCCTAAAGAAGGCCTCCATAAGGAACCTGGAGCTG AAACACCAGGAAGCGATGATGAAGATGAGCAGACACTATGAGCACAAGCTGAGAG ACATGGCGGAAATCTTTCAGATTAGGAGGAAGAATCTGGTTCAGGACAAGGAATCCGAAATGCGGAATCAGCTGTCTTCCCTGGACACGGAGATCACAAAACGCTTGGACTTTATGATGACCGATTACCTAAAGAAGCTGAGAGAATTACAGCTGGTGTGG GATAAGGAGCAGGAAAAAGAGGATCCACCTTTTTGTGAGCAGCCGAACATTCCTCTGctaaagaagaaacctcagctGGGAAGAAAACTTCTGCTGGAGGAGAAAACTGAGCAGGAAGTCCAAGAGAGACAGcttcaggagcagcagcagaaacacagcCTGAAGGACTTGATGGCG AGACGGCGCTCTCGTCAGATGGAGATGGACAAAGAACTGAGAGAAGAAACGGTGAAAAACGAGTTTCTGCTGCAGGCCTGCATCCAG CTGGAGCAGGAGTGCAAGGATTTGCAGAGGAGGGAGATGGAGACCGTCCTGGACATCCAGCTGAAGAGTAGTGTGGAGGAGATGCGGCTGCAGAGGAGGCTGGTTGAGATGTCGGAGGCTTTGGAGAAGACGGATGTGAAACTTCTGAGCGTGCTCACACTGACTAGCACAGACCAAGAGACCCGCAACGATGCAGCCAAAAGATTGCAG GAGATCTTTGAATCCAAACAGGCCCAAATGGACTCCATGAAAGAGACTCTGGAGGGAGACTGTAAG GAATACGACGAGCTGCTGCAAACCTGTAAAGACAAGCCGAGGGCTTCAGGGGGGCACAACTTCCCCTTTAAATCAGCAAAGGCCATCCTTAAGGCAGCCCAACCCCTCCCTGACATCCTCCAGGCTACAGGCTGCTCCACCTTAAATGCCCGTAAACAAGTCATGTAA